One region of Seriola aureovittata isolate HTS-2021-v1 ecotype China chromosome 15, ASM2101889v1, whole genome shotgun sequence genomic DNA includes:
- the LOC130182954 gene encoding tubulin alpha chain-like yields MRECISVHVGQAGVQIGNACWELYCLEHGIQPDGQMPSDKAIGGGDDSFNTFFSETGAGKHVPRAVFVDLEPSVIDEVRSGAYRQLFHPEQLITGKEDAANNYARGHYTIGKEIIDLVLDRLRKLADQCTGLQGFLVFHSFGGGTGSGFTSLLMERLSVDYGKKSKLEFSIYPAPQVSTAVVEPYNSILTTHTTLEHSDCAFMVDNEAIYDICRRNLDIERPTYTNLNRLISQIVSSITASLRFDGALNVDLTEFQTNLVPYPRIHFPLATYAPVISSEKAYHEQLTVSEITNACFEPANQMVKCDPRHGKYMACCLLYRGDVVPKDVNAAIATIKTKRTIQFVDWCPTGFKVGINYQPPTVVPGGDLAKVQRAVCMLSNTTAIAEAWARLDHKFDLMYAKRAFVHWYVGEGMEEGEFSEAREDMAALEKDYEEVGVDSADGEGDEDGEEY; encoded by the exons ATG CGCGAGTGTATTTCAGTGCACGTTGGTCAGGCTGGTGTCCAGATTGGCAATGCCTGCTGGGAGCTTTACTGTCTGGAACATGGGATCCAGCCGGATGGACAGATGCCCAGTGACAAGGCCATCGGAGGAGGAGACGACTCCTTCAACACGTTCTTCAGTGAGACAGGAGCTGGGAAGCACGTCCccagagctgtgtttgtggaCCTGGAACCCAGCGTCATTG ATGAGGTACGAAGTGGGGCTTACCGCCAGCTGTTCCACCCTGAGCAGCTGATCACTGGTAAAGAGGATGCTGCCAACAACTACGCCCGTGGGCACTACACCATCGGCAAAGAGATCATTGACCTAGTGCTGGACAGGTTGCGCAAACTG gcCGACCAGTGCACTGGTCTTCAGGGCTTCCTGGTTTTCCACAGCTTTGGAGGTGGCACTGGTTCTGGTTTCACCTCACTGCTGATGGAGCGTCTGTCTGTCGACTACGGCAAGAAGTCCAAGCTTGAGTTCTCAATCTACCCAGCTCCCCAGGTGTCCACCGCTGTGGTGGAGCCCTACAACTCCATCCTGACCACCCACACCACCCTAGAACACTCTGACTGCGCCTTCATGGTGGACAACGAGGCCATCTACGACATCTGCCGCAGGAACCTCGATATCGAGCGTCCCACCTACACCAACCTGAACAGGCTGATCAGTCAGATCGTGTCCTCCATCACTGCTTCCCTTCGCTTCGATGGTGCCCTCAATGTTGACCTGACAGAGTTCCAGACCAACTTGGTGCCGTATCCTCGTATCCACTTCCCTCTGGCCACCTACGCTCCCGTCATCTCCTCTGAGAAGGCGTACCACGAGCAGTTGACGGTGTCGGAGATCACCAACGCCTGCTTCGAGCCAGCCAACCAGATGGTGAAATGCGACCCCCGCCACGGCAAGTACATGGCCTGCTGTCTCTTGTACCGTGGAGACGTGGTGCCCAAAGATGTCAACGCTGCCATCGCCACCATCAAAACCAAGCGTACCATCCAGTTTGTGGACTGGTGTCCCACCGGTTTCAAGGTTGGCATCAACTACCAGCCGCCCACCGTCGTTCCTGGTGGAGACCTGGCCAAGGTCCAGAGGGCCGTGTGCATGCTGAGCAACACCACCGCCATCGCTGAGGCCTGGGCTCGACTCGACCACAAGTTTGACCTGATGTACGCCAAGCGTGCGTTTGTTCACTGGTATGTGGGTGAGGGTATGGAGGAGGGGGAGTTCTCGGAGGCTAGAGAGGACATGGCGGCTCTGGAGAAGGATTATGAGGAGGTTGGCGTTGACTCGGCTGATGGGGAGGGAGACGAAGATGGAGAGGAGTATTAA
- the sap30l gene encoding histone deacetylase complex subunit SAP30L, with product MNGFSTEEDSHDGPPAPPFYGQSCCLIEDGERCGRSAGNASFSKRIQKSISQKKLKLDIDKSVRHLYICDFHKNFIQSVRNKRKRKTSDDGGESPDHDVEVPEVDLFQLQVNTLRRYKRHYKLQTRPGLNKAQLAETVSRHFRNIPVNEKETLTYFIYMVKSSKSRLDQKGDGGKPLD from the exons ATGAATGGATtcagcacagaggaagacagcCACGATGGACCGCCTGCTCCGCCGTTTTATggacagagctgctgtctgaTCGAGGACGGGGAGCGCTGCGGCCGGTCAGCTGGAAACGCCTCCTTCAGCAAGAGGATCCAGAAGAGCATATCGcagaagaaactgaaactggACATTGACAAGAGT GTGCGACACCTCTACATCTGTGATTTTCACAAGAACTTCATCCAGAGCGTCCGcaacaagaggaagaggaagaccaGCGATGACGGAGGGGAATCCCCGGATCATGATGTGGAGGTGCCCGAG GTCGACCTTTTCCAGCTGCAGGTGAACACGTTGAGACGCTACAAGCGACACTACAAGCTGCAGACCAGACCAGGCCTCAACAAGGCCCAGCTGGCAGAG ACGGTGAGTCGTCACTTCAGGAACATCCCGGTGAACGAGAAGGAGACTCTGACCTACTTTATTTACATGGTGAAGAGCAGCAAGAGCCGCTTGGACCAGAAAGGGGACGGCGGCAAACCGCTGGACTAA